CGGAAGAGGGCAACTGGGACCTGGTCGGCAACAACATCCCCGTGTTCTTCATCCAGGATGCGATGAAGTTCCCGGACCTCGTCCACGCGGTCAAGCCGGAGCCGCACAACGGCATGCCGCAGGCGGCCAGCGCGCACGACACCTTCTGGGACTTTACTTCCCTGATGCCGGAATCGATGCACATGCTGATGTGGGCCATGTCGGACCGCGCCATTCCGCGCAGCTACCGCACGATGCAGGGCTTCGGCGTGCACACGTTCCGCCTGGTGAACGCGGCCGGCGACTCCGTCTTCGTCAAGTTCCACTGGACGCCGCTGCAGGGCACCCATTCGCTGGTGTGGGATGAAGCGGTCAAGATCAGCGGCGCCGATCCCGATTTCCACCGGCGCGACCTGTGGGAAGCGATCGAGGCGGGCGAATTCCCCGAATACGAGCTGGCCATCCAGGTCTTCACGGAAGCCCAGGCGGAAAGCTTCCCGTTCGACGTGCTGGACGCCACCAAGATCGTGCCGGAAGAGCTGGTGCCGCTGCAGCCCATCGGCAAGATGGTCCTGAACCGCAATCCCGACAACTTCTTTGCCGAGACGGAGCAGGTAGCGTTCTGCACGGCGCACATCGTGCCCGGGATCGACTTCACCAACGACCCGCTGCTGCAAGGCCGCATCCACTCCTACCTGGACACGCAGATCAGCCGCCTGGGCGGGCCGAACTTCCACGAGATCCCCATCAACGCGCCCATCGCCCAGGTCCACAACAACCAGCGCGACGGCATGCACCGCCAGACGATCAACCGGGGCCGCGTGGCCTACGAGCCCAACTCGCTGGGCGGCGGTTGCCCGTTCCAGGCCGGCCGCATGGCGGGCTTCACCAGCTTCCCGCAGCCGATCGCGGAAGACAAGGTGCGCGGCAAGCCGGAGCTGTTCGCCGACCACTATTCGCAGGCCCGGCTGTTCTGGCAGAGCCAGACGCCGGTCGAGAAGAACCACATCGTCGGCGGCTTCCGCTTCGAGCTGACGCGGGTGCAGGTGCCGGCGATCCGCGAGCGCATGCTGTCGATGCTGGTCAATGTCGATGCGACGCTGGCCGCGGCCGTGGCGGACGGCCTGGGCATGGACGTGCCGCCGCCACAGCCGCTGGCGACCACGCGCCCGCTGCCCGAGTATCCGCCGTCGCCCGCGCTGTCGCTGCTGGCACGGCCGGGCCAGACCGGCATCCACGCGCGCCGAGTGGCGATCCTCGTCGCCAACGGCAGCGATGTCGAAGGTGCGCGCACGATCTACGCCTCGCTGCTGGCCGATGGCGCCGTGCCGCGCATCGTTGGCAGCAAGCTGGGCAAGGTGACCGGATGCCATGGCGGCACGCTGGACGTGGAGATCACGCTGGAGGCCGGACCGGCCGTCATCTACGACGCCATGGTCGTGCCGGCCGGCGAGCAGGCCGCGCAGGCGCTGTCGATGGACGCCAACGCGCTCGAATTCGTGCGCCTGCAATACCGCCACTGCAAGCCGATCATGGTGGTGGACGCGGGCGCGCAACTGCTGGCCAAGGCGGACATTCCCGCCAACCTGCCGGACGGTTCGCCCGATCCGGGCATCATCGGGGCGGAGCCGGCGGACGTCACGGCTGCGCTGGCGGCATTCAAGACCGTGCTGGCCGGCCACCGCGTGTGGCAGCGCGAGACGGACCCGCCGATGGTCTGACGACATTGGCGGGCGTGGCTCTGCCATGAGTCCCGCCCCGGGCAACCGGACCGCTCGCATGGGCGGCCCGGTGCTATGCTCGTCTCTGTCAGGATAAGAACAGATCAGGTACCGCATGGATGTCTATGCTCCCCAGACCTGGAAGCCGCACGAACGGCCGATGTTGCCGGGCTCGCCCTCGACGCCGCTGCACTCCACGCGGCGGCGTTTCGCCTACCTGCTGGTCGGCTTCATCGTCGCGCTGACGGGCGGCCTGGGAAACGCGCTCGTCACCGTCAACCTCACGTACGCGCAGGGTTCCCTGGGTGTCTATGCGTCCGAGATCCAGTGGCTGCCGGCCGCCTACGTGATGGCCAACGTGTCGATGAACCTGCTGCTGGTGAAGTTCCGCCAGCAGTACGGCCTGCGCCTGTTCACGGAACTGTTCCTCGTGCTGTACGCGGTGACCACGCTGGCGCACCTGTTCGTGCACGGCCTGGCCTCGGCGATCGCCGTGCGCGCGGCCAGCGGCATCTGCGCCGGCGCGCTGACGACACTGGGCCTGTACTACACGCTGCAGGGCTTCCCGGCCCAGCACCGCCTGAAGGGCGTCGTGCTGGGCATCGGCTTTTCCCAGCTGGCGCTGCCCGTCGCCCGGCTGTTCTCCACCGAACTGCTGGAGATCGCCGAGTGGCGCGGGCTGTATTCGTTCGAGCTGGGCATGACCCTGTTGTCGCTGGGCTGCGTGCTGCTGCTCAAACTCCCGCCGGGCGACCGTATCCGGGCCTTCGAGAAGCTGGACTTCGTCACGTTCGGCCTGTTCGCGCCGGGTGTCGCGCTGCTGTGCGCCGCGCTGGCGCTGGGCCGCACGGTGTGGTGGTTCGAGGCGCCGTGGATCGGCTGGTGCCTGGTCGGTTCCATCGTCCTCGTCACGGCGGCCGTCGCGATCGAGCATAACCGCAAGAACCCGCTGCTCAATATCCGCTGGCTGACGACGGCCAACATGCTGCGCCTGGCGCTGTCGGTGCTGCTGATCCGCATCGTGCAGTCGGAAGCGACCGGCACGGTGGGCTTCCTCAACGCACTGGGCCTGCAGAACGACCAGATGCGCGACCTGTGGCTGGTCACGCTGGTGGCCAGCGTGGCCGGCATGGCCGTCAGCGCGCTGACGATCACGCCGGCCCGCATCCAGGCTTCGCTGATGCTGTCGCTCGCGCTGATGGCCGTGGGCGCGTGGCTGGACTCGCACGCGACCAACCTGACGCGGCCAGCGCAGATGTACGTCAGCCAGTTCCTGCTGGCGTTTACCGGCACGTTCTTCATCGGCCCCGTGTTCGTGTCCGGCTTCGGCGCCATCATCGCCCAGCCGAAAAACCTGATCAGCTTCTCGGTGATGTTCTCGATGACGCAGAACCTGGGCGGCCTGCTGGGCTCCGCCATCGTCGGCACCGTGCAGGTGCTGCGCGAAAAATACCATTCGAGCCAGCTGGTGGAACACCTGACATTGCTGGACCCGCATGTCGCCGCGCGCATCCAGGGCAGCGGCGCCGCGCTGGGCGGCACCTTGATGGACCCGGCGCTGCGCAATGCCCAGGGCGTGGCCGCGCTGGGCGCGGCGGCGACCCGCGAGGCCAATATCCTGGCCTATAACGATGTCTTCCTCCTGATCTCCCTCGTGGCCGTCGGCACGCTGCTGTGGATGGTCGCGCACTGGCTGTGGCAGCACCTGACGGCGCACGTGCCGGCGGTGCCCGCGCAGAACGCCGCCACCGGCATGGCCAAGGTTTCACTCAACAACTCCGGATCGCAATGAGCGCAAACGATACGACACCCCCTCCCGCCGCCGCGGTGCCCGTAACCCCGCCCGCAACCCCGCCGGCCGCGCCGGCCCAACCCGACCGCCGCCAGCAATGGGTGGCCGCTTCCGGTTTCGCGCTGGTCGCGCTGGTCGGCGTGCTGATCGTGCTGTACGCGTGGCGCCTGCCGCCGTTCACGAGCCCCATCGTCTCGACGGAAAACGCGCTGGTGCGCGGGCAGGTGACGGTGATCGGCACGCAGCTGTCCGGCTACGTGACGGACGTGCACGTGCAGGACTTCCAGTTCGTGCGCAAGGGCGACCTGCTGGTGGACATCGACCGCCGCGTCTACGAGCAGCGCCTGCAGCAGGCGCAGGCGCAACTGGCGGCGCAGACGGCCGCGCTGGCGAACTGGCAGCAGTCGCGCCGCAGCGCGGCCGCCACCATCGCGCTGCAGGAGGCGGCGCTGACCAATGCCAGGGCGCAGGCCATGCGCGCCGAAGCCGACTTGCGCCGGGTCGAGGAACTGGTGCGGGACGGCTCGCTGTCGCAGCGCGAACGCGATGCCCAGCGTGCCGCGCGCGCGCAGGCCCAGGCGGCCGTCGCGCAAGCGCTCGCCAACGTCGAGATCTCGCGGCAGCAGTCGCAGTCCGTCACCGTCAACCGCGCATCGCTGGAAGCGGCGGTGGCGAACGCCGCGGCGGCGCTGAAGGCGGCGCAGGTGGACCTGGACAACACCCGCATCGTGGCGCCGTCGGACGGCCAGCTGGGGCAGGTGACGGTACGGCGCGGCGCGTTCGTCAATTCCGGCGCGCAGTTGATGGGCCTCGTGCCGCAGCAGATGTGGGTCATCGCCAACCTGAAGGAAACCCAGATGAATGGCGTGCGCGTGGGCCAGAGCGTGACATTCAAGGTCGATGCGCTCGATGGCGCCACGCTGACGGGACAGGTGGAACGCATCTCGCCGGCGACGGGCTCCGAGTTCTCCGTGCTGCCGGCCGATAACGCGACCGGCAACTACGTCAAGATCGCCCAGCGCATTCCCGTGCGCATCCGCATCGATCCGGGCCAGGCATTGGCGCAGCGGCTGCGGCCGGGCATGTCCGTCATCGTCAGCATCGACACGTCGGCGGAATTGAACGACACCGCCACGCCGGCGGCGGGAGCGCGTCGATGAGGGGCCCGACCGGGACAGCGCTGCTCGCGGCGGCGCTGCTGGCCGGCTGCGCGGCAAAGGTGGCGCCACCGCCGGCGTCGACCTTGCAGGTGCCGGCCGGCTGGCGCGCGCCGCCGCTGGCCGACACGGCCAGCCGGCCCGTGGACCAGGCCTGGTGGCAAGCCTTCAACGATCCGGCCCTGACGGCGCTGGTGACGCGCGCCCTGGCCAGCAATGGCGACCTGCGCGTGGCGCGGCTGCGCCTGGAGGATTATCGCGCCCGCGTGCGCGCGACCGCCGCCGCCCGGCAGCCCACGCTGTCGTTCGATACCAGCGCCGGGCGCGCCCGCACCTTGCTGTACAACGGCCAGCGGCACGTGGGTAATGCCTACCAGGCCGAGTTCCAGGCGGCATACGAGATCGACGTGTGGAACCGGCTGGCGAATGCCACCGAAGCGGCCGCCGCCACGTTGCGCGCGGAGCAGGCCAATGCCGATGCGGCGGCCCTGTCGGTCGCGGCCAATGTCGCCACCGGCTACCTGAACCTGCGCGGCCTGGATGCCCAGCTGGAGCTGGCGCAGGCCACGCTGAAGCTGCGCGAGCGGTCGCGCGATCTGGCCCGGCGCCAGTTCGAGGTGGGCTACAGCTCGCGCCTCGAATGGCTGCAGGCGCAGGCGGAATACGATGCGGCCGCCGAGCAGGTGCCGCAACTGCAGCGCCAGATCTTCGAGCAGGAGAACGCGCTGGCGATTCTGGCCGGCGGCATGCCCGGCCCGATCGAACGGGGCGTGCCGCTGGCGGACCTGGCGCCGCCGCCCGTGCCGGCCGGATTGCCCTCGGACCTGCTGCGGCGCCGTCCCGACATCGCGCGCGCCGAGCAGACCATCGCCGCCAGCGTCGCGCAACTGGCGGCCACGCGCGACCAGCTGCTGCCGTCGTTCCGGCTGACGGCCACGGGCGGGATTCAATCGACGGAGTTCAGCGACCTGCTGCACGCACCGACGCGGCTGTGGCGCCTGGGCGGCGCGCTGGTGGCACCGCTGTTCGACGGTGGCCGCGTGCAGGCCCAGACGGATTCGGCCGCGGCCCAACGCGACCAGGCCATCGCCACGTACGAGAACACGGTGCGGCAGGCGTTCGCGGAAACGGAGAATGGGCTGGACGCCATCGCACGCCTGCGCGAGCAGGCGGTACAGAACGATGCACGCCGGGCCACGGCGGCCGAGACGCTGCGTATCGCACACAACCGTTATCGCAACGGCTACGCGGCCTACCTGGAGGAACTGGATGCGCAACGCAACCTGTATGCCGCCGACGTGGCGCGGCTGCAGCTGCGTACGCGCCTGCTGACAGCTTCCGTGGACCTGTACCGGGCGATGGGGGAGGGTGGCAGGCGCGCTGACGCCCGTCGCTGCGCTTGTCAGCCCGCCGGTCAGCTCTCCACGCTGCAGTGGTGCGTGCTTTGCTGGTCGTTTTCGGCCCGCAGCAGGGTAAGCTTGCCGGCGCCATCGAAGAACACGTTGAGCATGCGCTTCCCGGGCATCACCACCGCCAGCCCCACGGTGGCGCCGTTGTCGTTGATCGTGAAGCCCTCCGACTCCGCGGCCTTCAGGTCGAACGACGCGTCGCCGATGCGGACCACGCCGTCACGCATCTCGAAGTCGAGATTGCGCCGCACCAGCAGGTTGTCGGTGTCGAGGCAGCCGACCGTCTGCTTCTTCCCGTCCAGCAGCGGCGCCAGCGCCAGGTAGAGCGGGCGGGCGTTCAGGTTGCCGTTGCTCGCCACCGTGGTGCAGGCCATGCCGACTTCCCCCTTGCTGAAGCTGGCGCCGTTGTCCTTGCCGGACTGCAGCGACAGCATGCCGCCCTGGCCGTCATCGACGGCGAGAGTGGCGATCGTGTTGTACTGGCCCTTGTTGTCGTGCGAGCGCATCATCATGACCGATCTGGTGGCTTGGAAATCCACGTCCAACCCGGATGCCGACACCT
This is a stretch of genomic DNA from Pseudoduganella chitinolytica. It encodes these proteins:
- a CDS encoding HlyD family secretion protein, giving the protein MSANDTTPPPAAAVPVTPPATPPAAPAQPDRRQQWVAASGFALVALVGVLIVLYAWRLPPFTSPIVSTENALVRGQVTVIGTQLSGYVTDVHVQDFQFVRKGDLLVDIDRRVYEQRLQQAQAQLAAQTAALANWQQSRRSAAATIALQEAALTNARAQAMRAEADLRRVEELVRDGSLSQRERDAQRAARAQAQAAVAQALANVEISRQQSQSVTVNRASLEAAVANAAAALKAAQVDLDNTRIVAPSDGQLGQVTVRRGAFVNSGAQLMGLVPQQMWVIANLKETQMNGVRVGQSVTFKVDALDGATLTGQVERISPATGSEFSVLPADNATGNYVKIAQRIPVRIRIDPGQALAQRLRPGMSVIVSIDTSAELNDTATPAAGARR
- a CDS encoding efflux transporter outer membrane subunit → MRGPTGTALLAAALLAGCAAKVAPPPASTLQVPAGWRAPPLADTASRPVDQAWWQAFNDPALTALVTRALASNGDLRVARLRLEDYRARVRATAAARQPTLSFDTSAGRARTLLYNGQRHVGNAYQAEFQAAYEIDVWNRLANATEAAAATLRAEQANADAAALSVAANVATGYLNLRGLDAQLELAQATLKLRERSRDLARRQFEVGYSSRLEWLQAQAEYDAAAEQVPQLQRQIFEQENALAILAGGMPGPIERGVPLADLAPPPVPAGLPSDLLRRRPDIARAEQTIAASVAQLAATRDQLLPSFRLTATGGIQSTEFSDLLHAPTRLWRLGGALVAPLFDGGRVQAQTDSAAAQRDQAIATYENTVRQAFAETENGLDAIARLREQAVQNDARRATAAETLRIAHNRYRNGYAAYLEELDAQRNLYAADVARLQLRTRLLTASVDLYRAMGEGGRRADARRCACQPAGQLSTLQWCVLCWSFSARSRVSLPAPSKNTLSMRFPGITTASPTVAPLSLIVKPSDSAAFRSNDASPMRTTPSRISKSRLRRTSRLSVSRQPTVCFFPSSSGASAR
- a CDS encoding MFS transporter codes for the protein MDVYAPQTWKPHERPMLPGSPSTPLHSTRRRFAYLLVGFIVALTGGLGNALVTVNLTYAQGSLGVYASEIQWLPAAYVMANVSMNLLLVKFRQQYGLRLFTELFLVLYAVTTLAHLFVHGLASAIAVRAASGICAGALTTLGLYYTLQGFPAQHRLKGVVLGIGFSQLALPVARLFSTELLEIAEWRGLYSFELGMTLLSLGCVLLLKLPPGDRIRAFEKLDFVTFGLFAPGVALLCAALALGRTVWWFEAPWIGWCLVGSIVLVTAAVAIEHNRKNPLLNIRWLTTANMLRLALSVLLIRIVQSEATGTVGFLNALGLQNDQMRDLWLVTLVASVAGMAVSALTITPARIQASLMLSLALMAVGAWLDSHATNLTRPAQMYVSQFLLAFTGTFFIGPVFVSGFGAIIAQPKNLISFSVMFSMTQNLGGLLGSAIVGTVQVLREKYHSSQLVEHLTLLDPHVAARIQGSGAALGGTLMDPALRNAQGVAALGAAATREANILAYNDVFLLISLVAVGTLLWMVAHWLWQHLTAHVPAVPAQNAATGMAKVSLNNSGSQ
- a CDS encoding catalase, whose product is MANNKNNTGVDGAGSILSTVSGPSNAAPPGSLGNNNPQGDVLLEKQAGGMALSDKVDYNVNKPGEYGDAARDPQPGQTAKPDSDIVTASTAVENIASPKTGSGQPPIGVNNTNGPLDRVRADSSEQALTTNQGVPVADNQNSLKAGLRGPTLMEDFILREKITHFDHERIPERVVHARGSAAHGYFESYQDLSALTRASLLSAPGKKTPVFVRFSTVAGERGSTDTARDVRGFAVKFYTEEGNWDLVGNNIPVFFIQDAMKFPDLVHAVKPEPHNGMPQAASAHDTFWDFTSLMPESMHMLMWAMSDRAIPRSYRTMQGFGVHTFRLVNAAGDSVFVKFHWTPLQGTHSLVWDEAVKISGADPDFHRRDLWEAIEAGEFPEYELAIQVFTEAQAESFPFDVLDATKIVPEELVPLQPIGKMVLNRNPDNFFAETEQVAFCTAHIVPGIDFTNDPLLQGRIHSYLDTQISRLGGPNFHEIPINAPIAQVHNNQRDGMHRQTINRGRVAYEPNSLGGGCPFQAGRMAGFTSFPQPIAEDKVRGKPELFADHYSQARLFWQSQTPVEKNHIVGGFRFELTRVQVPAIRERMLSMLVNVDATLAAAVADGLGMDVPPPQPLATTRPLPEYPPSPALSLLARPGQTGIHARRVAILVANGSDVEGARTIYASLLADGAVPRIVGSKLGKVTGCHGGTLDVEITLEAGPAVIYDAMVVPAGEQAAQALSMDANALEFVRLQYRHCKPIMVVDAGAQLLAKADIPANLPDGSPDPGIIGAEPADVTAALAAFKTVLAGHRVWQRETDPPMV